The following is a genomic window from Arthrobacter sp. NicSoilB4.
TGAGGCTGGACATAGTGCCTTATGCCCTCTCGTGGCTGCGAGGAATGGGCATGTCCAACGGGTGTGCGGTCCGTTGACCGCTGCTTGGCTGCCCGGGCCGTTGGGCATGTCCCCCGGCTGGGCCCAGGCTGGACATAGTGCCTTATGCCCTTTCGTGGGCACGAGGAATGGGCATGTTCACTGGACGGCACGCCCCGATAATGGATTTGCCGGCAGCGTCGCAGGATGGGTTGACCGCGCGACGGCATGCGCGGATACTCCCCGATATGACGGAAGCGGGGAACTCAGAGACGAGCAACGCACCGCACCGCGACCGAGGTCAGATGACTTGGGGCAACTTCTGGAGGCGCCCGGAAATCGTCATTCCTGCCCTGATTGCCCTATTGACGGCCTTGCTGGGGACCTACTTGGCGCAGCCCCAACCTGACGTCGTCGCAGAATGCAGTGCCCGAAACCCCGGCGCAACAGGGAAGCTGGTCCCCGCAGGCGAGCAGAAGTACCTCATTGAAGGCTGCAGGCAACCCGGAATCCCTGGCGTCAATGTGAACGGCCTGTGGCGCGTGGAACTCGAGCGATTTAATATCCCGAACACGTCAATGGCCAGCAGATTCACGGATGCAGAAGTGTTCGCCACAGACTGTCCAGCCCTTGGCCTCGACTACCTGTACTCGAACCAAGGGCTAGCCGTTCATATCCGGTTCACCGTGCAAAACACGCAAACCGTCTCTGGACAGGACGGGCGTCCCGTGAACATCTCTGAGGCTCCGGGGCTCCCGAGCGCCGTCGGTGCGTACTCAGGGGAACGTCTCATTGTCGTTATCAACGCCCGGAATCAGCTTCAAAGCGTGACGTGCGAGCCGCTTTCGGCTGTGACTACTACGTTCGTTCCGTCGCCCAAGACCTGACACGGGCCGGCCCGGAAAGGGAATTCGCTATGCGCGGTGTATCCGGAACGTTGGTCGGGATCGCCTGGGACATCTGGCGCGCGGAGCGGGGAGGCCCGGAAGGGATCGCCCGCCGGCAGCAAGCCCGTCTTGCGGAACTCGTGGGTTTTGCCCGGTCCGCTTCGCCCTATTACCGCCACCTGTACCGGGACGTGCCGGACGACGTCGCGGATGTGCGTCAGCTTCCGCCCGTCGGCAAGAGGGAGCTGATGGAGAACTTCGACGACTGGGTGACGGACCCGCACATCACCTTGGCGAAGCTGAAGTCAGAACTGCTCTCCGACCTCACCCAGCTCGGGAGGTCCTACCGCGGGCAGTACCTAGTGGTGACCACCTCCGGCACAACAGGGGAGCCGGCCGTCCTGGTGCACGACCGGACCTCGTGGGTGGTGGTGAACCTGGTGGTCCGGATCCGCGAGCGACGGACCCTGGTCAGGCGCGCGGAAGTGCGAACATTTCTGCGCCGCGGTCTGCGGGCCGCGGCCCTCGTCGCGGGAGGCGGACACTTCGCCGGCGTGGTCCTGACGGAATCCGCCCGACGGCGAGCCCCCGCCATCGCCCGGCGGGTCAGGGTCTTCTCCGTGCTGAGGCCGCTTCCGGAGCTGGTGGCGGAACTGAATGCATTCAATCCCACCATTCTCTACGGGTATCCGAGCGCCATGACCCAACTGGCCGCGGAGCAGCAGGCCGGCCGGCTCAGGATCCGTCCCGTCCTGGCCATCAGTTCCGGCGAGAACCTGTCCGCCGCCGGACGTGCGGACATCGAAGCGTCGCTCGGCTGCCGGGTGACAGACCGCTATCTGTCCTCTGAAGTCCCTGCGCTGACCAGCCGGTGCCGGCTTGGCTCGTTCCACGTCAATGCCGACTGGTACATCCTGGAACCGGTCGACGCGAACTACCAACCCGTCCCCGCCGGCGTCACGTCCCACACCGTACTCGTCACCCACCTGGTCAACCGGGTGCAGCCCATCATCCGCTACGACCTCGGCGACCGGGTCACGTTCGCAGCATCCCCATGCCTGTGCGGCAGTCCCTTCCCTGCGGTGAAAATCGAGGGACGGGCCGGGGATCTCGTGTCCTTTGCGGCGCCGGACGGGCGAGCGGTCACAGTCCTCCCGCTGGCACTGGGCACGGTGATCGAGGAGACCCCAGGAGTTCGCCGGTTCCAGGCGATCCGCACCGGGCCGCGGACTCTGCGCCTGCGGCTGGAGACCGAGGACGGCGCCGACAGGGAGCACGTGCAGACGGCAGTCGAGGAGCGGCTGGGCAGCTTCTTCGCGGACCAGGGGACCGCAACGATCGACGTCGAACATTCCGATGAGCCGCCCCGGGCCGACCGCAGCGGCAAGTTCCGGCAGGTCTGGTCCGCTTGAGGCGCTGAACCGGGCCGACGTCGTGATGGGCGCGGACGCCGACAGACGCCGACCAGTGGACGCACGATTCGCCAGATATGGCCGCTATGGAAGCGCGCATAGCGGCCATATGTGGCGAACGGCTACGGCTGCTGCGGGCCCAGGAGCTCCCGGGCCGCACGCTGTGCCTCCAACTCCTCGGGGCTGACCGTGCTTCCGCGGAGGAAGCCGGCGTCGCCGATGATCCGCCGCAGCTCCGCCACGGTGCGCGGGGTGCCCACGCCTTGGTGCGCCATGGCGTGGCAGTTGGCGCAGAGCGGGATGAGGTCAGAGATGGGATCGAGCTCGTAGCTGCTGCCGAGCTGGGACACTGGGACGACATGATGGACGTGGATGAAGTCCTTGCCGATCTCGCCGTATTTCTGTTCGAAGGAGAACCCGCAGGCAGCGCAACTGGAGCCGTAATGGGCGATGCAGGCCCGGCGGGCTTCCGGACTTCGTTCGTAGCGGTTGACCTCGACTCTGGTGACTGCGCCCTCCGGGTAGGTCCCCGGCAGGGCTTCTGTGGGATCTGGCGTTGGCTGGAGCCGGAAATCGCCCCACAGCGCGCGGATATTGGCTTCCTCTGACGGTTCGACGGTGAGCCCTGAACCGAACACGCTGCCCCAAGGGACCCCGGGCACAGCCTCCTTGAGAATTGCAGAAGCTATCTGATCGCCCAAGGGAAGGAGGGAATCGAACCCGACCTGCACGTACATCGCGGTCTTCGCCGGCTCGGCATAGTGCGGCCCGGGTTCGGGGTGCTCCGAGAGGACGACGCCGTGGCCGATGAGTCCGCGGCCGCGATCTCCCTGCAGGAGCAGCCAGGCGTCCGTGCCCGCGGCGATGTTCCGGTGCCGGCCCACGCTCCACCGCTCCAGGTGAAGTCCCGTCGAGGCGACGCGTTCGACGGCGGCCGGATAGTTCCAGCGGTTCCAGCGGTCCGGGTTCCAGCCCAGGATGATGGCGGTCAT
Proteins encoded in this region:
- a CDS encoding phenylacetate--CoA ligase family protein codes for the protein MRGVSGTLVGIAWDIWRAERGGPEGIARRQQARLAELVGFARSASPYYRHLYRDVPDDVADVRQLPPVGKRELMENFDDWVTDPHITLAKLKSELLSDLTQLGRSYRGQYLVVTTSGTTGEPAVLVHDRTSWVVVNLVVRIRERRTLVRRAEVRTFLRRGLRAAALVAGGGHFAGVVLTESARRRAPAIARRVRVFSVLRPLPELVAELNAFNPTILYGYPSAMTQLAAEQQAGRLRIRPVLAISSGENLSAAGRADIEASLGCRVTDRYLSSEVPALTSRCRLGSFHVNADWYILEPVDANYQPVPAGVTSHTVLVTHLVNRVQPIIRYDLGDRVTFAASPCLCGSPFPAVKIEGRAGDLVSFAAPDGRAVTVLPLALGTVIEETPGVRRFQAIRTGPRTLRLRLETEDGADREHVQTAVEERLGSFFADQGTATIDVEHSDEPPRADRSGKFRQVWSA
- a CDS encoding HNH endonuclease; the protein is MTAIILGWNPDRWNRWNYPAAVERVASTGLHLERWSVGRHRNIAAGTDAWLLLQGDRGRGLIGHGVVLSEHPEPGPHYAEPAKTAMYVQVGFDSLLPLGDQIASAILKEAVPGVPWGSVFGSGLTVEPSEEANIRALWGDFRLQPTPDPTEALPGTYPEGAVTRVEVNRYERSPEARRACIAHYGSSCAACGFSFEQKYGEIGKDFIHVHHVVPVSQLGSSYELDPISDLIPLCANCHAMAHQGVGTPRTVAELRRIIGDAGFLRGSTVSPEELEAQRAARELLGPQQP